One Campylobacter magnus genomic window carries:
- a CDS encoding YgaP family membrane protein, with protein MLSKNKRILQALLGVALIAGLFFVSPWLSLIGFVPLLVGITGFCPACYFLNRCSLPKR; from the coding sequence ATGTTAAGTAAAAATAAAAGAATTCTTCAAGCCTTGCTTGGAGTAGCACTCATCGCAGGATTGTTTTTTGTAAGCCCTTGGCTTAGTTTAATAGGCTTTGTGCCACTTCTAGTAGGCATTACGGGCTTTTGTCCGGCTTGCTATTTTCTAAACCGCTGCTCGCTGCCAAAGCGCTAA
- a CDS encoding cytochrome b: MKYSKISVILHWLSVPLLAFLLLSGTFVLSNIPNTLEKLPNIKLHSILGFVALILSLLRVYFLLKSRPQTPAMSKARAFLFHANHIAIYLCVVLIACSGIALNLQSGVAGAIMSGANDFSMYENMSEYLCGYIHRILTKILPLLIVMHVLGVFSYMIANKTNIIKRMWF; the protein is encoded by the coding sequence ATGAAATATTCTAAAATTTCAGTTATTTTACACTGGCTTAGCGTGCCGCTTTTAGCGTTTTTGTTGCTTAGTGGGACTTTTGTTTTATCAAACATTCCAAATACGCTAGAAAAACTGCCAAATATCAAGCTTCATAGCATTTTAGGCTTTGTGGCGCTAATTCTAAGCTTGCTTAGAGTGTATTTTTTGCTAAAAAGCAGACCGCAAACCCCTGCTATGAGCAAAGCACGGGCCTTTTTATTTCACGCAAATCACATAGCCATTTATCTTTGCGTGGTGCTAATAGCTTGTAGTGGTATCGCGCTAAATCTACAATCTGGCGTGGCTGGGGCGATTATGAGCGGGGCAAATGATTTTAGCATGTATGAAAATATGAGCGAGTATCTTTGTGGCTATATTCATAGAATTCTTACAAAGATTTTGCCTTTGCTTATTGTTATGCATGTGCTTGGCGTGTTTAGCTATATGATAGCTAATAAAACAAATATAATTAAGCGAATGTGGTTTTAA
- a CDS encoding YgaP family membrane protein, whose product MCRFAFWDKTIRLVLGSALIYFFGFICESWWWLFGAWLVITAVYGCPLYRYLPWFKDKCRNN is encoded by the coding sequence ATGTGTAGATTTGCTTTTTGGGATAAGACTATTAGGCTGGTTTTGGGCTCGGCTTTGATTTATTTTTTTGGCTTTATTTGTGAGAGCTGGTGGTGGCTTTTTGGTGCGTGGCTTGTGATAACTGCTGTGTATGGATGCCCACTGTATCGCTATTTGCCGTGGTTTAAGGATAAATGTAGAAATAACTAG